One Bacillus andreraoultii genomic region harbors:
- the rplC gene encoding 50S ribosomal protein L3, which translates to MTKGILGRKIGMTQIFLENGDLIPVTVVDVTPNVVLQKKTVENDGYNAIQLGYDDKPERLANKPEKGHVAKAETAPKRFISEIRDINIEEFELGQEVKADIFEEGSIVDVTGISKGKGFQGAIKRHGQSRGPMAHGSRYHRRPGSMGPVAPNRVFKSKALPGRMGGEQITIQNLEVVKVDTERNLLLIKGNVPGPKKSFLKIQSAVKSR; encoded by the coding sequence ATGACCAAAGGAATCTTAGGAAGAAAGATTGGTATGACTCAAATTTTCTTGGAAAACGGTGATTTAATACCAGTTACTGTAGTTGATGTAACTCCAAACGTCGTTCTTCAAAAGAAAACTGTAGAAAATGACGGTTATAATGCAATTCAATTAGGTTACGATGATAAACCTGAGAGATTAGCTAACAAGCCTGAAAAAGGACATGTAGCAAAAGCAGAAACCGCTCCTAAGCGCTTCATCAGTGAAATTAGAGATATTAATATAGAAGAGTTTGAACTTGGTCAAGAAGTCAAAGCTGATATTTTCGAGGAAGGTAGTATCGTAGACGTAACGGGAATTTCCAAAGGTAAAGGATTCCAAGGTGCAATTAAACGTCACGGTCAATCACGTGGTCCAATGGCACACGGTTCACGTTACCATAGACGCCCAGGTTCAATGGGTCCAGTAGCTCCAAACCGCGTATTTAAATCAAAAGCATTACCAGGACGTATGGGTGGAGAACAAATTACGATACAAAATCTTGAAGTAGTAAAAGTTGATACTGAAAGAAACTTACTTTTGATTAAAGGTAATGTTCCTGGTCCGAAAAAATCATTCTTGAAAATTCAAAGTGCGGTTAAATCAAGATAA
- the rpsJ gene encoding 30S ribosomal protein S10 — protein sequence MAKQKIRIRLKAYDHRILDQSAEKIVETAKRSGASVSGPIPLPTEKSVYTILRAVHKYKDSREQFEMRTHKRLIDIVNPTPQTVDSLMRLDLPSGVDIEIKL from the coding sequence ATGGCAAAACAAAAGATTCGTATTCGTTTAAAAGCATATGATCACAGAATTTTAGATCAATCTGCTGAGAAAATTGTAGAAACTGCAAAGCGTTCTGGTGCTTCTGTAAGTGGTCCAATTCCATTACCAACAGAGAAAAGTGTCTACACGATTCTTCGTGCGGTTCACAAATACAAAGATTCTCGTGAGCAATTTGAAATGCGTACACATAAACGTTTAATCGATATTGTAAATCCAACACCACAAACGGTCGATTCATTAATGCGTTTGGATTTACCATCAGGTGTCGATATTGAAATCAAATTATAA
- the tuf gene encoding elongation factor Tu gives MAKEKFDRSKPHVNIGTIGHVDHGKTTLTAAITTVLSKTGGAEARGYDQIDGAPEEKERGITISTSHVEYETANRHYAHVDCPGHADYVKNMITGAAQMDGAILVVSAADGPMPQTREHILLSRQVGVPYIVVFMNKCDMVDDEELLELVEMEVRDLLSEYDFPGDDIPVIKGSALKALEGDPAWEEKIHELMAAVDEYIPTPERDTDKPFMMPVEDVFSITGRGTVATGRVERGVVKVGDVVEIVGLSEEPKSTTVTGVEMFRKLLDQAEAGDNIGALLRGVARDEVERGQVLAKPGTINPHTKFTAQVYVLTKEEGGRHTPFFANYRPQFYFRTTDVTGIIELPEGVEMVMPGDNVEMTVELIAPVAIEEGTKFSIREGGRTVGAGSVASVLK, from the coding sequence ATGGCTAAAGAAAAATTCGATCGCTCTAAACCACATGTTAATATTGGTACAATTGGTCACGTTGACCATGGTAAAACTACTCTAACTGCCGCAATTACAACTGTATTATCAAAAACTGGTGGAGCTGAAGCACGTGGATATGATCAAATTGATGGTGCTCCAGAAGAAAAAGAACGTGGTATTACAATTTCTACTTCTCACGTAGAATATGAAACAGCTAATCGTCACTATGCTCACGTTGACTGCCCAGGACACGCTGACTACGTTAAAAACATGATCACTGGTGCTGCTCAAATGGACGGAGCTATTCTAGTTGTATCTGCAGCTGATGGCCCTATGCCACAAACACGTGAACATATCCTTCTTTCTCGTCAAGTTGGTGTTCCTTACATCGTTGTATTCATGAACAAATGTGACATGGTTGACGATGAAGAACTACTAGAATTAGTTGAAATGGAAGTTCGTGACCTATTATCTGAATATGACTTCCCTGGTGATGATATTCCTGTAATTAAAGGTTCTGCATTAAAAGCTCTTGAAGGGGATCCAGCATGGGAAGAAAAAATCCATGAATTAATGGCAGCTGTTGACGAATATATTCCAACTCCAGAACGTGATACTGACAAACCATTCATGATGCCAGTAGAAGATGTATTCTCAATCACTGGTCGTGGTACAGTTGCTACAGGACGTGTAGAACGTGGTGTAGTAAAAGTTGGTGACGTAGTTGAAATCGTTGGTCTTTCTGAAGAACCAAAATCAACAACTGTAACAGGTGTTGAAATGTTCCGTAAACTTCTTGATCAAGCAGAAGCAGGTGACAACATCGGTGCACTTCTTCGTGGTGTTGCTCGTGATGAAGTTGAACGTGGTCAAGTTCTTGCAAAACCAGGAACAATCAACCCACATACAAAGTTTACAGCTCAAGTATACGTATTAACAAAAGAAGAAGGTGGTCGTCATACTCCTTTCTTCGCAAACTATCGTCCTCAATTCTATTTCCGTACAACTGACGTAACTGGAATTATCGAGTTACCTGAAGGTGTAGAAATGGTTATGCCTGGCGATAACGTTGAAATGACAGTTGAACTTATTGCACCAGTTGCGATTGAAGAAGGAACTAAATTCTCAATTCGTGAAGGTGGACGTACAGTAGGCGCAGGTTCTGTTGCTTCTGTATTAAAATAA
- the fusA gene encoding elongation factor G → MPREFSLENTRNIGIMAHIDAGKTTTTERILFYTGRIHKIGETHEGASQMDWMEQEQERGITITSAATTAQWKGHRVNIIDTPGHVDFTVEVERSLRVLDGAVTVLDAQSGVEPQTETVWRQATTYGVPRIVFVNKMDKIGANFLYSVDTLRERLQANAHAVQLPIGAEDQFTGIIDLVEMKAHFYKDDLGTVDESSVIPDEYKEQAEEYRNKLIEAVADFDEELMMKYLEGEEITVEELKAAIRKATISVEFYPVFCGSAFKNKGVQLMLDGVIDYLPAPTDVPDIKGTNPDTDEEVTRPSSDDAPFSALAFKVMTDPYVGKLTFFRVYSGTLESGSYVINSTKGKRERVGRILQMHANHRAEISTVYAGDIAAAVGLKDTTTGDTLCDEKNRVILESMEFPEPVISVAIEPKSKADQDKMSTALQKLQEEDPTFRAHTDQETGQTIIEGMGELHLDILVDRMKREFKVEANVGAPQVAYRETFTASAQVEGKFVRQSGGRGQFGHVWIEFSPNEAGKGFEFENAIVGGVVPREYVPAVQAGLEDSMKNGVLAGYPLVDVKAKLFDGSYHDVDSSEMAFKVAASLALRNAAKKCAPVILEPIMKVEVVIPEEYLGDIMGDITSRRGRVEGMEARGNAQVVRAMVPLSEMFGYATSLRSNTQGRGTFTMVMDHYEEVPKSIAEEIIKKNSGE, encoded by the coding sequence ATGCCGAGAGAGTTCTCCTTAGAAAACACTCGTAATATTGGAATCATGGCTCATATCGATGCAGGTAAAACAACTACAACAGAACGCATCCTGTTCTATACTGGCCGTATCCATAAAATCGGTGAAACTCATGAAGGTGCTTCACAAATGGACTGGATGGAGCAAGAACAAGAACGTGGTATTACAATCACATCTGCTGCAACAACAGCCCAATGGAAAGGTCACCGAGTTAATATCATTGACACCCCAGGACACGTGGACTTCACTGTTGAAGTTGAACGTTCATTACGGGTACTTGATGGAGCAGTAACAGTTCTTGATGCTCAATCTGGTGTTGAACCGCAAACGGAAACTGTATGGCGCCAAGCAACAACATACGGTGTACCAAGAATTGTATTTGTTAATAAAATGGATAAAATAGGTGCTAATTTCTTGTATTCCGTAGATACTCTACGTGAACGCCTACAAGCAAACGCACATGCTGTTCAATTGCCAATCGGGGCAGAAGATCAATTTACTGGAATTATTGACTTAGTTGAAATGAAAGCTCATTTCTATAAAGATGATTTAGGAACAGTTGATGAGTCTTCTGTCATTCCTGATGAATATAAAGAACAAGCTGAGGAATATCGTAACAAGCTAATCGAAGCAGTTGCTGATTTTGATGAAGAATTGATGATGAAATACCTTGAAGGTGAAGAAATCACGGTTGAGGAATTAAAGGCAGCAATTCGTAAAGCAACGATTAGCGTAGAATTCTACCCAGTATTCTGTGGTTCTGCATTCAAAAATAAAGGTGTTCAATTAATGCTCGATGGAGTTATTGATTACTTACCAGCACCAACTGATGTTCCAGACATTAAAGGGACGAACCCTGACACTGATGAAGAAGTGACACGTCCGTCAAGCGACGACGCACCATTCTCTGCATTAGCGTTCAAAGTTATGACAGACCCTTATGTTGGTAAATTGACATTCTTCCGTGTGTATTCTGGTACATTAGAATCAGGTTCATACGTAATTAACTCTACAAAAGGCAAACGTGAACGTGTAGGACGTATTCTTCAAATGCACGCAAATCACCGTGCTGAAATATCTACAGTTTATGCAGGAGACATTGCTGCAGCTGTTGGATTAAAAGATACGACTACAGGGGACACACTTTGTGATGAAAAGAATAGAGTTATTCTTGAATCAATGGAATTCCCAGAACCAGTTATTTCTGTAGCTATTGAACCAAAGTCGAAGGCAGACCAAGATAAAATGAGTACTGCTCTTCAAAAATTACAAGAAGAAGACCCAACATTCCGTGCTCATACAGATCAAGAAACTGGTCAAACAATTATCGAAGGTATGGGAGAACTCCACCTAGATATACTTGTTGACCGTATGAAACGTGAATTTAAAGTTGAAGCAAATGTTGGTGCGCCACAAGTTGCATACCGTGAAACATTTACTGCTTCAGCTCAAGTAGAAGGTAAATTTGTTCGTCAATCAGGTGGACGTGGTCAATTTGGACATGTTTGGATTGAATTCTCACCAAATGAAGCTGGTAAAGGTTTCGAATTCGAAAACGCAATTGTCGGTGGGGTTGTTCCACGTGAATATGTACCAGCTGTTCAAGCAGGACTTGAAGATTCAATGAAAAACGGTGTATTAGCAGGATACCCACTTGTTGATGTAAAAGCTAAATTATTTGACGGTTCTTACCATGATGTTGACTCTAGTGAAATGGCATTTAAAGTTGCGGCATCTTTAGCTTTAAGAAATGCAGCTAAAAAATGTGCTCCAGTAATTCTAGAGCCAATTATGAAAGTTGAAGTTGTTATTCCAGAAGAATACTTAGGCGATATTATGGGTGATATTACTTCACGTCGTGGTCGCGTAGAAGGTATGGAAGCACGCGGTAACGCACAAGTTGTACGTGCAATGGTTCCACTATCTGAAATGTTTGGATATGCTACTTCACTACGTTCTAACACACAAGGTCGTGGTACTTTCACAATGGTAATGGATCATTATGAAGAAGTTCCAAAATCAATCGCTGAAGAAATTATCAAAAAAAATAGCGGTGAATAA
- the rpsG gene encoding 30S ribosomal protein S7: protein MPRKGPVSKRDVLPDPIYNSKLVTRLVNKIMIDGKRGKAQTILYSAFDIIRERTGKDPMEVFEQALKNIMPVLEVRARRVGGANYQVPVEVRPDRRTTLGLRWLVNYARLRGEKTMEERLANEILDAANNTGASVKKREDTHKMAEANKAFAHYRW from the coding sequence ATGCCACGTAAAGGTCCTGTTTCAAAAAGAGACGTGTTACCAGATCCGATTTATAATTCGAAACTAGTAACTCGTTTAGTTAATAAAATTATGATTGATGGTAAAAGAGGTAAAGCACAAACTATTTTGTACAGCGCTTTTGATATCATTCGTGAACGTACTGGTAAAGACCCAATGGAAGTATTCGAACAAGCATTAAAAAACATTATGCCAGTATTAGAAGTAAGAGCGCGTCGTGTGGGTGGTGCTAACTACCAAGTACCAGTAGAAGTGCGTCCAGACCGTCGTACAACACTTGGTCTACGTTGGTTAGTTAACTATGCACGTCTACGCGGTGAAAAAACAATGGAAGAACGTTTAGCAAATGAAATTTTAGATGCAGCTAACAATACGGGTGCTTCTGTTAAGAAACGTGAAGATACTCATAAAATGGCTGAAGCAAACAAAGCGTTTGCCCACTATCGTTGGTAA
- the rpsL gene encoding 30S ribosomal protein S12 — MPTINQLVRKPRKAIVETSKSPALNKGYNSFKKEQTNLASPQKRGVCTRVGTMTPKKPNSALRKYARVRLTNGIEVTAYIPGIGHNLQEHSVVLIRGGRVKDLPGVRYHIVRGALDTAGVENRKQSRSKYGTKRPKEKK; from the coding sequence ATGCCTACAATTAATCAATTAGTTCGTAAACCACGTAAAGCTATAGTTGAAACATCAAAATCACCTGCGTTAAATAAAGGTTATAACTCTTTCAAGAAAGAACAAACAAACCTTGCTTCTCCACAAAAACGCGGTGTATGTACTCGTGTAGGTACAATGACTCCGAAAAAACCAAACTCAGCATTACGTAAATATGCTCGTGTTCGTTTAACAAATGGAATTGAAGTGACTGCTTACATTCCTGGAATCGGACATAATCTACAAGAACACAGCGTTGTGTTAATTCGTGGTGGACGTGTTAAAGACTTACCAGGGGTACGTTATCATATTGTTCGTGGTGCGTTAGATACTGCTGGTGTAGAAAACCGTAAACAAAGTCGTTCTAAATATGGAACAAAACGTCCTAAAGAAAAGAAATAA